Proteins encoded within one genomic window of Jiangella mangrovi:
- the nrdR gene encoding transcriptional regulator NrdR yields the protein MHCPFCRHADSRVVDSRTADEGTVIRRRRQCLACERRFTTVEQLTLAVVKRSGATEPFSREKVVAGVRRACQGRGVSEDDLARLAQRVEEQFRAQGSAEIPSREVGLAILVPLRELDEVAYLRFASVYRDFDSLDDFENEIATLRADRELAQRRRDEGTEGQERDSTLTVAEP from the coding sequence ATGCACTGTCCGTTCTGCCGTCACGCCGACAGCCGGGTGGTCGACAGCCGCACCGCCGACGAGGGCACCGTCATCCGGCGCCGGCGGCAGTGCCTGGCCTGCGAGCGCCGGTTCACCACCGTCGAGCAGCTGACGCTGGCCGTGGTGAAGCGCTCGGGCGCCACCGAGCCGTTCAGCCGCGAGAAGGTCGTCGCCGGGGTCCGCCGGGCGTGTCAGGGCCGGGGCGTCAGCGAGGACGACCTCGCCAGGCTGGCCCAGCGGGTCGAGGAGCAGTTCCGCGCCCAGGGGAGTGCGGAGATCCCCAGCCGCGAGGTGGGCTTGGCCATCCTGGTCCCGCTGCGCGAGCTGGACGAGGTCGCGTACCTGCGGTTCGCCAGCGTGTACCGCGACTTCGACAGCCTGGACGACTTCGAGAACGAGATCGCGACGCTGCGGGCCGACCGCGAGCTGGCGCAGCGTCGCCGCGACGAGGGGACCGAGGGGCAGGAGCGCGACTCCACCCTCACCGTCGCGGAACCGTAA
- a CDS encoding DUF5005 domain-containing protein: MSSALVLTLGGAATATAAQVPCAEVPGLLSATPDAELTSTFTTYGNDNTALDDWTGADGTYSVPLPDGRVFWVFSDTFLGRVDADGGRSPVTDEGGDTPFINNSFVVQDGDELSTVYRGSADDPEPLLPPADDSHWFWAGDAHASLGVIEGTYQEYERFGPGAWDWRWNRNVLARFSPADPDEPLSVHPLPSGAGISWASAIRRAGAFTYVYGVEDLGSEKYLHVARVFGTSLLGAWQYRTATGWSANEADSVRVMPGVGNEYSVSWHDGRYLLVTHDTTVPLSAEIVAYASCTPYGPFTDKTVLYTTPETGAGGSYGDANVFTYNAHAHPHLDRDGGLVVSYNVNTFVNTDHYEDVTIYRPRFITVRFED; this comes from the coding sequence ATGTCCAGTGCCCTCGTCCTCACCCTCGGCGGCGCCGCCACCGCGACCGCCGCCCAGGTGCCGTGCGCCGAGGTGCCCGGACTCCTCAGCGCCACCCCCGACGCCGAGCTGACCAGCACGTTCACCACGTACGGCAACGACAACACCGCGCTGGACGACTGGACCGGAGCCGACGGCACCTACTCCGTCCCGCTGCCCGACGGCCGCGTCTTCTGGGTCTTCTCCGACACCTTCCTCGGCCGGGTCGACGCCGACGGCGGGCGCTCCCCGGTCACCGACGAGGGCGGCGACACCCCGTTCATCAACAACTCCTTCGTCGTCCAGGACGGCGACGAGCTGAGCACCGTCTACCGGGGCAGCGCCGACGACCCCGAGCCGCTGCTGCCGCCCGCCGACGACTCGCACTGGTTCTGGGCCGGCGACGCGCACGCGAGCCTCGGCGTCATCGAGGGCACGTACCAGGAGTACGAGCGGTTCGGCCCCGGCGCCTGGGACTGGCGCTGGAACCGCAACGTCCTGGCCCGGTTCTCGCCGGCGGACCCGGACGAACCGCTCAGCGTGCACCCGCTGCCGTCCGGCGCCGGCATCTCGTGGGCGTCGGCGATCCGCCGCGCCGGCGCGTTCACCTACGTCTACGGCGTCGAGGACCTCGGCTCGGAGAAGTACCTGCACGTCGCCCGGGTGTTCGGCACCAGCCTGCTCGGCGCCTGGCAGTACCGCACCGCCACCGGCTGGTCGGCGAACGAGGCGGACTCCGTGCGGGTCATGCCGGGCGTGGGCAACGAGTACAGCGTGTCATGGCACGACGGCCGGTACCTGCTGGTCACCCACGACACGACCGTCCCGCTGAGCGCCGAGATCGTCGCCTACGCCTCGTGCACCCCGTACGGGCCGTTCACCGACAAGACGGTGCTGTACACCACGCCGGAGACCGGCGCGGGCGGCAGCTACGGCGACGCGAACGTGTTCACGTACAACGCCCACGCCCACCCGCACCTCGACCGCGACGGCGGGCTGGTCGTCTCGTACAACGTGAACACGTTCGTCAACACCGACCACTACGAGGACGTCACCATCTACCGCCCGCGCTTCATCACCGTGCGCTTCGAGGACTGA
- a CDS encoding vitamin B12-dependent ribonucleotide reductase translates to MTETVSGPSRGSAGGKAAARTKKARGLSIGRIYTTAGVHPYDEVTWERRDVLQQNWKTGETVFEQKGVEFPDFWSLNASTIVTTKYFRGAVGTDVREWSLRQLIDRVVKMYRNSGEAEGYFATPDDAEVFEHELTWMLLHQVFSFNSPVWFNVGTKSPQQVSACFILSVDDSMDSILNWYREEGMIFKGGSGAGLNLSRIRSSKELLSSGGTASGPVSFMRGADASAGTIKSGGATRRAAKMVVLDVDHPDVEEFIQTKAREEDKIRALRDAGFDMDLGGADIVSVQYQNANNSVRVNDEFMRAVEAGDEFGLRARMTGEVISTVDAKKLFRDMAQAAWECADPGIQYDGTINDWHTNPETGRITASNPCSEYMSLDNSSCNLASLNLMKFLQADGSFDSATFAKAVELIITAMDISITFADFPTESITETTRAYRQLGIGYANLGALLMASGLAYDSEGGRALAAAITSLMTGAAYKRSAELAGVVGPYDGFARNAEAHARVMRKHAAANDDLRSVASLDADVRSLATKVWAEGNKIGEKNGWRNAQASLLAPTGTIGFMMDCDTTGIEPDFSLVKFKKLVGGGSMQIVNLTVPKALKKLGYTDETIEAIVEFIAEHGNVVDAPGLKPEHYEVFDCAAGQPRAIEPMGHVRMMAAVQPFLSGAISKTVNMPESATVEEIEDVYLQGWKLGLKALAVYRDNCKVGQPLSDAKAKTADATPAKDVVVEYRPTRQRLPKTRPSRTTSFTVGGAEGYMTAGSYPDDGLGEVFLKLGKQGSTLAGIMDAFSIAISIALQYGVPLETYVEKFTNMRFEPSGMTDDPDVRMAQSVVDYIFRRLALDHLPFESRAALGIYTASERSRQLDTGEYTPDTSDVEVEVDTFRQSAPVTPQAEAKPTPAPEVAAARPAPVEAHTSAELLEVIQGTSTDAPLCFTCGTKMRPAGSCYVCEGCGSTSGCS, encoded by the coding sequence ATGACGGAGACGGTGAGCGGGCCGAGCCGGGGCAGTGCGGGCGGCAAGGCGGCGGCGCGGACGAAGAAGGCTCGGGGCTTGAGCATCGGGCGCATCTACACCACCGCCGGTGTGCACCCGTACGACGAGGTGACGTGGGAGCGCCGCGACGTCCTCCAGCAGAACTGGAAGACCGGCGAGACCGTCTTCGAGCAGAAGGGCGTCGAGTTCCCCGACTTCTGGTCGCTGAACGCGTCGACCATCGTCACCACCAAATACTTCCGCGGCGCCGTCGGCACCGACGTGCGCGAGTGGAGCCTGCGGCAGCTCATCGACCGTGTGGTCAAGATGTACCGCAACTCCGGTGAGGCCGAGGGCTACTTCGCCACACCCGACGACGCCGAGGTGTTCGAGCACGAGCTGACCTGGATGCTGCTGCACCAGGTGTTCAGCTTCAACTCGCCGGTCTGGTTCAACGTGGGCACGAAGTCGCCGCAGCAGGTGTCGGCGTGCTTCATCCTGTCGGTCGACGACTCCATGGACTCGATCCTCAACTGGTACCGCGAAGAGGGCATGATCTTCAAGGGCGGCTCCGGCGCCGGCCTCAACCTCTCGCGCATCCGCTCCAGCAAGGAGCTGCTGTCCTCCGGCGGGACGGCGTCCGGCCCGGTCAGCTTCATGCGCGGCGCCGACGCGTCGGCGGGGACCATCAAGTCCGGCGGCGCCACCCGGCGTGCCGCCAAGATGGTCGTCCTCGACGTCGACCACCCGGACGTCGAGGAGTTCATCCAGACGAAGGCGCGCGAAGAGGACAAGATCCGCGCGCTGCGCGACGCCGGCTTCGACATGGACCTCGGCGGCGCCGACATCGTCTCCGTCCAGTACCAGAACGCCAACAACTCCGTCCGCGTCAACGACGAGTTCATGCGCGCGGTCGAGGCCGGCGACGAGTTCGGCCTGCGCGCCCGCATGACGGGCGAGGTCATCTCCACTGTCGACGCCAAGAAGCTGTTCCGCGACATGGCGCAGGCGGCATGGGAGTGCGCCGACCCCGGCATCCAGTACGACGGCACCATCAACGACTGGCACACCAACCCCGAGACCGGCCGCATCACCGCGTCCAACCCGTGCTCGGAGTACATGAGCCTCGACAACTCCAGCTGCAACCTCGCCAGCCTCAACCTGATGAAGTTCCTGCAGGCCGACGGGAGCTTCGACAGCGCCACCTTCGCCAAGGCGGTCGAGCTGATCATCACGGCGATGGACATCTCCATCACCTTCGCCGACTTCCCGACCGAGTCGATCACCGAGACCACCCGCGCCTACCGCCAGTTGGGCATCGGCTACGCCAACCTCGGCGCGCTGCTCATGGCGTCGGGCCTGGCCTACGACTCCGAGGGCGGCCGGGCGCTGGCCGCGGCCATCACGTCGCTCATGACCGGCGCCGCCTACAAGCGCTCGGCAGAGCTCGCCGGCGTCGTCGGCCCGTACGACGGCTTCGCCCGCAACGCCGAGGCGCACGCCCGGGTCATGCGCAAGCACGCCGCCGCCAACGACGACCTCCGCTCGGTCGCCAGCCTCGACGCCGACGTGCGCAGCCTCGCCACGAAGGTCTGGGCCGAGGGCAACAAGATCGGCGAGAAGAACGGCTGGCGCAACGCGCAGGCCTCGCTGCTCGCCCCCACCGGCACCATCGGCTTCATGATGGACTGCGACACCACCGGCATCGAGCCGGACTTCTCGCTGGTCAAGTTCAAGAAGCTGGTCGGCGGCGGCTCCATGCAGATCGTCAACCTGACGGTGCCGAAGGCGCTGAAGAAGCTCGGCTACACCGACGAGACCATCGAGGCGATCGTCGAGTTCATCGCCGAGCACGGCAACGTCGTCGACGCCCCGGGCCTCAAGCCGGAGCACTACGAGGTGTTCGACTGCGCCGCCGGGCAGCCGCGGGCCATCGAGCCCATGGGCCACGTGCGCATGATGGCCGCCGTCCAGCCATTCCTGTCCGGCGCCATCTCCAAGACGGTCAACATGCCGGAGTCGGCGACGGTCGAGGAGATCGAGGACGTCTACCTGCAGGGCTGGAAGCTCGGCCTCAAGGCGCTGGCCGTCTACCGCGACAACTGCAAGGTCGGCCAGCCGCTGTCCGACGCCAAGGCGAAGACCGCCGACGCCACGCCCGCCAAGGACGTCGTCGTCGAGTACCGGCCGACCCGCCAGCGGTTGCCGAAGACCCGGCCGAGCCGGACCACGTCGTTCACCGTCGGTGGCGCCGAGGGCTACATGACCGCCGGCTCCTACCCCGACGACGGCCTCGGCGAGGTCTTCCTGAAGCTCGGCAAGCAGGGCTCGACGCTGGCCGGCATCATGGACGCCTTCTCGATCGCGATCTCGATCGCGCTGCAGTACGGCGTGCCGCTCGAGACCTACGTCGAGAAGTTCACCAACATGCGCTTCGAGCCGTCGGGCATGACCGACGACCCGGACGTGCGCATGGCGCAGAGCGTGGTCGACTACATCTTCCGTCGCCTCGCCCTGGACCACCTGCCGTTCGAGTCGCGCGCCGCGCTCGGCATCTACACGGCGTCGGAGCGGTCCCGCCAGCTCGACACGGGCGAGTACACCCCCGACACCTCCGACGTCGAGGTCGAGGTCGACACGTTCCGGCAGTCGGCTCCGGTGACGCCGCAGGCCGAGGCCAAGCCGACTCCGGCGCCCGAGGTCGCGGCCGCCCGCCCGGCCCCGGTCGAGGCGCACACCTCCGCCGAGCTGCTCGAGGTCATCCAGGGCACCAGCACCGACGCACCGCTCTGCTTCACCTGCGGCACGAAGATGCGCCCGGCCGGCAGCTGCTACGTCTGCGAGGGCTGCGGCTCCACCAGCGGCTGCAGCTGA
- a CDS encoding ATP-dependent DNA helicase — MKEGDVTVEKLLTAAVGAVGGAERPGQVEMAEAVGEAVTEGKHLLVQAGTGTGKSLAYLVPSLLHADASDGPVIVATATLALQAQLVDRDLPALAKAAEPLLGRLPKWATLKGRANYACLHRVRDGAPDDQGELVPVEELSAGKLGAEVLRAREWAEEQAASAGTGDRDKLEPGVSDRAWAQVSVSSRECLGATRCPYGSECFAEVARARSDGADVVVTNHALLAIDALEGLPVLPDHDVVVVDEAHELAARVTSVATADLWPGVIDRAAVRSRVHVDDGDAEELRAAGEHLRQALLDAPVGRLDAVPERLLTALVELRDAARAVQSGFTKSAREERAADVEASRRAAKTMVDDVFGTAERLVANTEHDVLWVEDRERVGRSLRVAPLSVAGLLRERLFGQNTVVATSATLELGGSFDAAAGAFGLQGEGAPAWTSLDVGSPFDYGKQGILYVARDLPLPGRDGLRPEVVDMLVELMAAAGGRTLGLFSSRRAAQEAAEAVRKRLPDIPLLCQGDDVVATLLRTFAADEKTSLFGTLSLWQGVDVPGGACQLVVIDRIPFPRPDEPLASARQRAVEKAGGNGFMSVAATHAALLLAQGAGRLIRRSSDRGVVAVLDPRLVTARYGSYLRASLPPMWFTTDQSVVVGALRRLATSA, encoded by the coding sequence GTGAAAGAGGGCGATGTGACGGTCGAGAAGCTCTTGACGGCGGCCGTCGGTGCCGTCGGTGGCGCCGAACGCCCTGGTCAGGTCGAGATGGCCGAGGCGGTCGGCGAGGCCGTCACCGAGGGCAAGCACCTGCTGGTCCAGGCCGGCACCGGCACGGGCAAGTCGCTGGCCTACCTCGTGCCGTCGCTGCTGCACGCCGACGCCTCCGACGGCCCGGTCATCGTCGCGACGGCGACCCTCGCGCTGCAGGCGCAGCTCGTCGACCGCGACCTGCCGGCGCTGGCCAAGGCGGCCGAGCCGCTGCTGGGCCGGCTGCCCAAGTGGGCCACCCTCAAGGGGCGGGCCAATTACGCGTGCCTGCACCGCGTCCGCGACGGCGCCCCCGACGACCAGGGCGAGCTGGTCCCCGTCGAGGAGCTGTCGGCCGGCAAGCTCGGTGCCGAGGTGCTGCGCGCCCGCGAGTGGGCCGAGGAGCAGGCGGCGTCCGCCGGCACCGGCGACCGCGACAAGCTCGAGCCGGGCGTCAGCGACCGCGCGTGGGCGCAGGTGTCGGTGTCGTCGCGCGAGTGCCTGGGCGCCACCCGCTGCCCCTACGGCAGCGAGTGCTTCGCCGAGGTGGCCCGGGCCCGCTCCGACGGCGCCGACGTCGTCGTCACCAACCATGCGCTGCTCGCCATCGACGCGCTCGAGGGACTGCCGGTGCTGCCCGACCACGACGTCGTGGTGGTCGACGAGGCGCACGAGCTGGCCGCCCGGGTCACCAGCGTGGCCACGGCCGACCTGTGGCCGGGCGTCATCGACCGCGCGGCGGTCCGCTCGCGGGTGCACGTCGACGACGGCGATGCCGAGGAGCTGCGGGCGGCGGGCGAGCACCTGCGCCAGGCGCTGCTCGACGCGCCGGTGGGCCGGCTCGACGCCGTGCCCGAACGCCTGCTGACGGCGCTGGTCGAGCTGCGCGACGCCGCGCGCGCCGTGCAGTCCGGGTTCACGAAGTCCGCGCGCGAGGAGCGTGCCGCCGACGTCGAGGCATCCCGGCGGGCGGCCAAGACCATGGTCGACGACGTGTTCGGCACGGCCGAGCGGCTGGTGGCGAACACCGAGCACGACGTCCTGTGGGTCGAGGACCGCGAGCGGGTCGGCCGGTCTCTGCGGGTGGCGCCGCTGTCGGTCGCGGGGCTGCTGCGCGAGCGGCTGTTCGGCCAGAACACCGTCGTGGCGACGTCGGCGACGCTCGAGCTGGGCGGCTCGTTCGACGCCGCGGCGGGCGCGTTCGGGCTGCAGGGCGAGGGCGCTCCGGCGTGGACGTCGCTCGACGTCGGGTCGCCGTTCGACTACGGCAAGCAGGGCATCCTGTACGTCGCCCGCGACCTCCCGCTGCCCGGACGCGACGGCCTGCGCCCCGAGGTGGTCGACATGCTGGTCGAGCTGATGGCGGCGGCCGGCGGGCGCACGCTGGGGCTGTTCTCGTCGCGGCGGGCGGCCCAGGAGGCGGCCGAGGCGGTGCGCAAGCGGCTGCCCGACATCCCGCTGCTGTGCCAGGGCGACGACGTGGTGGCGACGCTGCTGCGCACGTTCGCGGCCGACGAGAAGACCTCGCTGTTCGGGACGCTGTCGCTCTGGCAGGGTGTCGATGTGCCGGGCGGGGCCTGCCAGCTGGTGGTCATCGACCGCATCCCGTTCCCGCGGCCCGACGAGCCGCTGGCGTCGGCGCGGCAGCGGGCGGTCGAGAAGGCGGGCGGCAACGGCTTCATGTCCGTTGCCGCCACGCATGCCGCGCTGCTGCTGGCGCAGGGTGCCGGGCGGCTGATCCGCAGGTCGAGCGACCGTGGCGTGGTGGCCGTGCTCGACCCGCGGCTGGTGACCGCCCGGTACGGCAGCTACCTGCGGGCGTCGCTGCCGCCGATGTGGTTCACCACCGACCAGTCCGTGGTGGTGGGAGCGCTCCGGCGGCTCGCGACGTCGGCCTAG
- the lexA gene encoding transcriptional repressor LexA, whose translation MVANNDDEERGEAAVASVHNFPETHQHPADLTVRQRKVLEVIRESVGRRGYPPSMREIGQAAGLSSPSSVAHQLGVLENKGYIRRDPHRPRALEVLPPGTAPGDFTREALLDEESSLPTPSYVPMVGRIAAGGPVLAEQAVEDVFPLPRELVGEGTLFMLRVVGESMVDAAICDGDWVVVRQQPVAENGEIVAAMIDGEATVKTFKKRDGHIWLLPHNADYEPIPGDDATILGRVVAVMRRI comes from the coding sequence GTGGTGGCCAACAACGACGACGAGGAGCGCGGCGAGGCAGCCGTCGCCTCGGTGCACAACTTCCCGGAGACGCATCAGCACCCGGCCGACCTCACGGTGCGGCAGCGCAAGGTGCTCGAGGTCATCCGCGAGTCGGTCGGCCGTCGTGGATACCCGCCCAGCATGCGCGAGATCGGCCAGGCCGCCGGCCTGTCCAGCCCGTCCAGCGTCGCCCACCAGCTCGGCGTGCTCGAGAACAAGGGCTACATCCGCCGCGACCCGCACCGCCCGCGCGCGCTCGAGGTGCTGCCGCCCGGCACCGCGCCCGGCGACTTCACCCGCGAGGCCCTGCTCGACGAGGAGAGCAGCCTGCCGACACCGTCGTACGTGCCCATGGTCGGGCGCATCGCCGCCGGTGGACCGGTGCTGGCCGAGCAGGCGGTCGAGGACGTCTTCCCGCTCCCCCGCGAGCTCGTCGGCGAGGGCACGCTGTTCATGCTGCGCGTCGTCGGCGAGTCCATGGTCGACGCCGCCATCTGCGACGGCGACTGGGTGGTCGTCCGGCAGCAGCCGGTGGCCGAGAACGGAGAGATCGTCGCGGCCATGATCGACGGCGAGGCGACGGTCAAGACGTTCAAGAAGCGCGACGGCCACATCTGGCTGCTGCCGCACAACGCCGACTACGAGCCCATCCCCGGCGACGACGCCACCATCCTCGGCCGCGTCGTCGCCGTCATGCGGCGTATCTGA
- a CDS encoding LysM peptidoglycan-binding domain-containing protein — MATTTYIPPFETRTRVVIEPERTDELPRRHVARRRPSGLPAPVACAGSAEPTLHGARLTRRGRVVVAFAWLLLLVAGVLAFVRPWEGGEGAGAGSAVVTTVEVRGGDTLWELATDVAPTADPRETVAAIMELNGLSSAGDIQPGDLLKLPASR, encoded by the coding sequence ATGGCGACGACGACCTACATCCCGCCGTTCGAGACCCGCACGCGCGTGGTCATCGAGCCCGAGCGCACCGACGAGCTGCCGCGCCGGCACGTGGCCCGGCGGCGCCCCTCGGGCCTCCCCGCTCCGGTCGCGTGCGCGGGCTCGGCCGAGCCCACGCTGCACGGCGCCCGGCTCACCCGGCGCGGGCGTGTCGTGGTCGCGTTCGCCTGGCTGCTGCTCCTCGTGGCCGGCGTGCTGGCGTTCGTCCGGCCCTGGGAGGGTGGCGAGGGCGCGGGCGCCGGCTCGGCGGTCGTCACCACGGTCGAGGTGCGGGGCGGCGACACGCTCTGGGAACTCGCCACCGACGTCGCGCCCACCGCAGACCCGCGCGAGACGGTCGCCGCCATCATGGAGCTGAACGGCCTCTCGTCCGCCGGCGACATCCAGCCGGGCGATCTGCTGAAGCTTCCTGCTTCTCGCTGA
- a CDS encoding S9 family peptidase, which translates to MTYDAVPLIPRDVLFGNPERAAPTLSPDGSRLGFVAPDEGVLNVWVGPADDPAAARPVTHDRDRGIRTFMFCHDDRTLVYLQDTDGDEDWRLYALDLETGEATLATPQNKVTAYILEHNRWHPTSMLIGLNADNPELHDVYSLDLGTRELTKIAANPGYAGWMVDSDLRVRGGMAMTEEGGAVVYRRGDDGTDEPWFEIGPDDILTTGVAGYSRDGSVAYLLSSVGVNAARVLRVDLATGEQTVLAEDAEYDAGGIAQHPETLEPQAVTFLKDRKTWTYLDPEFGAEVDSLLGRLRGEVGISRAVRDDRTWLIHDQLSDGPVRFHTYDRDSGALTFLFSHRPELDEYELAEMEPFTYTARDGLTVHGYLTYPRGVDRTALPAVLNVHGGPWHRDTWGYNPEAQWFANRGYVCVQVNFRGSTGYGKAFGNAGNKQWGRAMHTDLLDAVDHLVGQGLIDRDRVGIYGGSYGGYAALAGAAFTPDVFRCAVDMVGPSNLLTLLASVPEYWKPQIAIMHTRVGNPETERDMLWDRSPLSKVDQIAIPVLVAQGKNDPRVKVAEAEQIVAALEEKGLDHEYLLFEDEGHGLAKPENRERFYAAAERFLATHLGGRVQQD; encoded by the coding sequence ATGACGTATGACGCGGTGCCGCTGATCCCCCGTGACGTCCTGTTCGGCAACCCCGAGCGGGCAGCCCCCACGCTGTCGCCCGACGGTTCCCGGCTCGGCTTCGTCGCTCCCGACGAGGGCGTGCTCAACGTGTGGGTCGGTCCCGCCGACGACCCCGCCGCCGCCCGCCCGGTCACGCACGACCGCGACCGCGGCATCCGCACGTTCATGTTCTGCCACGACGACCGCACGCTGGTGTACCTGCAGGACACCGACGGCGACGAGGACTGGCGGCTCTACGCGCTCGACCTCGAGACCGGCGAGGCCACGCTGGCCACGCCGCAGAACAAGGTCACGGCGTACATCCTCGAGCACAACCGCTGGCACCCCACGTCCATGCTCATCGGCCTCAACGCCGACAACCCCGAGCTGCACGACGTCTACTCCCTCGACCTCGGCACCCGCGAGCTGACGAAGATCGCCGCCAACCCCGGCTATGCCGGCTGGATGGTCGACTCCGACCTGCGCGTCCGCGGCGGCATGGCCATGACCGAGGAGGGCGGCGCCGTCGTCTACCGCCGGGGCGACGACGGCACCGACGAGCCCTGGTTCGAGATCGGCCCCGACGACATCCTGACCACGGGCGTCGCCGGCTACAGCCGCGACGGCTCGGTCGCCTACCTGCTGTCCAGCGTGGGGGTCAACGCCGCCCGGGTGCTCCGCGTCGACCTCGCCACGGGCGAGCAGACCGTCCTCGCCGAGGACGCCGAGTACGACGCCGGCGGCATCGCCCAGCACCCCGAGACGCTGGAGCCGCAGGCCGTCACGTTCCTCAAGGACCGCAAGACCTGGACGTACCTCGACCCCGAGTTCGGCGCCGAGGTCGACAGCCTGCTCGGCCGGCTGCGCGGCGAGGTCGGCATCTCCCGCGCGGTCCGCGACGACCGCACCTGGCTGATCCACGACCAGCTGTCCGACGGCCCGGTGCGCTTCCACACCTACGACCGCGACTCCGGCGCGCTGACGTTCCTGTTCTCGCACCGGCCCGAGCTCGACGAGTACGAGCTGGCCGAGATGGAGCCGTTCACCTACACCGCCCGCGACGGCCTCACCGTCCACGGCTACCTCACCTACCCGCGCGGCGTCGACCGCACCGCTCTGCCGGCGGTGCTCAACGTGCATGGCGGGCCCTGGCACCGCGACACCTGGGGCTACAACCCCGAGGCGCAGTGGTTCGCCAACCGCGGCTACGTGTGCGTCCAGGTGAACTTCCGCGGCTCCACCGGCTACGGCAAGGCCTTCGGCAACGCCGGCAACAAGCAGTGGGGCCGGGCCATGCACACCGACCTCCTCGACGCCGTCGACCACCTGGTCGGCCAGGGCCTCATCGACCGCGACCGGGTCGGCATCTACGGCGGTTCGTACGGCGGCTACGCCGCGCTGGCCGGCGCCGCCTTCACGCCCGACGTGTTCCGCTGCGCCGTCGACATGGTCGGCCCGTCCAACCTGCTCACGCTGCTGGCGTCGGTCCCGGAGTACTGGAAGCCGCAGATCGCCATCATGCACACCCGCGTCGGCAACCCCGAGACCGAGCGAGACATGCTCTGGGACCGCTCGCCGCTGTCGAAGGTCGACCAGATCGCCATCCCGGTGCTGGTCGCGCAGGGCAAGAACGACCCTCGCGTCAAAGTCGCCGAGGCCGAGCAGATCGTCGCCGCGCTCGAGGAGAAGGGCCTCGACCACGAGTACCTGCTGTTCGAGGACGAGGGTCACGGCCTGGCCAAGCCCGAGAACCGCGAGCGGTTCTACGCCGCGGCCGAGCGGTTCCTCGCCACCCACCTGGGCGGCCGGGTCCAGCAGGACTGA
- a CDS encoding DUF998 domain-containing protein, with protein sequence MTAIAATPTAASAVTRRSSRLLAAGVVAGPLYVATVVAQYFFRDGYDPTRHAASVLANGDFGWVQITNFAVAAVLTVSAAAGLRRSGVAGTWTPRLVGVYGLSLLGAAVFVADPVEGFPAGTTAAEATVTWHGSAHLAAGAVGFTCLAVACFVLGRRLRRAGRIGAWRYSAGTGIAILAGFVAIAGSAGATWGVLAFTAGILAGWVWLSVTCAKLAR encoded by the coding sequence ATGACCGCCATCGCCGCCACTCCCACCGCCGCTTCCGCCGTCACCCGCCGCTCGTCCCGCCTCCTCGCCGCGGGCGTCGTCGCCGGCCCGCTCTACGTGGCGACGGTGGTGGCGCAGTACTTCTTCCGCGACGGCTACGACCCGACCCGGCACGCGGCGAGCGTGCTGGCCAATGGCGACTTCGGCTGGGTGCAGATCACCAACTTCGCGGTGGCGGCCGTCCTGACGGTGTCCGCCGCGGCCGGGCTGCGACGATCGGGCGTCGCGGGGACGTGGACGCCCCGGCTCGTGGGCGTCTACGGCCTCTCTCTGCTGGGCGCCGCCGTCTTCGTCGCCGACCCGGTCGAGGGGTTCCCCGCGGGCACGACGGCCGCGGAGGCGACCGTGACGTGGCACGGGTCGGCGCACCTGGCGGCCGGCGCGGTGGGCTTCACCTGCCTGGCGGTGGCATGCTTCGTGCTCGGTCGCCGGCTGCGCCGGGCCGGGCGCATCGGCGCCTGGCGCTACTCCGCCGGCACCGGCATCGCGATCCTCGCCGGGTTCGTCGCGATCGCGGGCAGCGCGGGCGCCACCTGGGGTGTGCTCGCCTTCACGGCCGGCATCCTCGCCGGCTGGGTCTGGCTGTCGGTCACCTGCGCCAAGCTGGCCCGCTGA